From a region of the Rhinolophus sinicus isolate RSC01 linkage group LG04, ASM3656204v1, whole genome shotgun sequence genome:
- the MBD3L1 gene encoding methyl-CpG-binding domain protein 3-like 1 — MVKTSQRKHRDWVNQSQPKPDLSISIPLRMSSYIFKSPVTRITSHPGNEVRCHQWEETLDKPQQVCWQKRLQGLQACSSTGQLLSPFDLAKALPKLVPRCTSESLSGVLAGGPHCSSMPTPAWSSHMAEMIPGAGLGIPQLLCKQFLVTEKDIRKQERKMKMARERLAIALIAHRLAGEAEKVRDQEEHSEKHCGK; from the coding sequence ATGGTCAAGACTTCACAGAGGAAGCATCGTGACTGGGTAAACCAATCTCAACCAAAGCCTGATTTAAGCATATCCATCCCTTTGAGAATGTCCAGTTACATATTCAAGAGTCCAGTTACTAGAATCACATCCCACCCTGGCAATGAGGTCAGATGCCATCAATGGGAGGAAACCTTGGACAAGCCCCAACAGGTATGCTGGCAGAAGAGACTGCAAGGACTCCAGGCCTGCAGCAGCACAGGACAACTGTTAAGTCCTTTCGATCTTGCCAAAGCCTTGCCCAAACTTGTGCCTCGTTGCACAAGTGAATCCCTGTCAGGTGTTCTCGCAGGTGGTCCGCACTGCAGCTCCATGCCCACCCCTGCCTGGTCCTCACATATGGCAGAGATGATTCCAGGAGCTGGCCTGGGTATCCCACAGCTCCTCTGCAAACAATTTCTGGTGACTGAGAAAGATAtcaggaagcaggaaaggaaaatgaagatggCAAGAGAGAGACTGGCAATAGCATTGATTGCACACAGACTGGCAGGTGAGGCAGAGAAAGTGAGGGACCAAGAAGAACATTCTGAAAAACACTGTGGCAAATAA